In the Aliarcobacter cryaerophilus genome, one interval contains:
- a CDS encoding (2Fe-2S)-binding protein produces MARNFPHSFIVCDCKQVSLGEIIHAIKEKGAKTLEDLEDLTDAGSSCGCCKCGETDIGEQKMELYLDEILKKFNKE; encoded by the coding sequence ATGGCAAGAAATTTTCCTCACTCATTTATTGTTTGTGATTGCAAACAAGTAAGCCTTGGCGAAATAATACATGCAATTAAAGAAAAAGGTGCTAAAACACTTGAAGATTTAGAAGATTTAACAGATGCTGGAAGTTCATGTGGTTGTTGTAAGTGTGGTGAAACTGATATTGGTGAGCAAAAAATGGAACTATATTTAGATGAGATTTTAAAAAAGTTTAATAAAGAGTAA
- a CDS encoding TerB family tellurite resistance protein yields the protein MELIVLAVVIAILFIIGKNYKTEEFKNINLKQKEIFRGDLLNHEAGLLVALMAKVAKADGKVGELEAEIIKHTFTDISTHFQNSQEVRENLNKLYDQEKDSFANLITICERLYSLTKTDYSKRLKYMEYLLNLSFIDGDFSKQEQEITEDIAQALKIEQKDYINLISNFENFYKNRANEKALSLEKAYEILESNPNDDDLTLKKNYRNLVKKYHPDIITGQGASQNIIDEATTKLQEINEAYEIIKKQRGI from the coding sequence ATGGAATTAATAGTTTTAGCTGTCGTAATAGCGATTTTATTTATTATAGGAAAAAATTATAAAACAGAAGAGTTTAAAAATATTAATCTAAAACAAAAAGAGATTTTTAGAGGTGATTTATTAAACCATGAAGCAGGGCTTTTGGTTGCACTTATGGCAAAAGTTGCAAAAGCTGATGGAAAAGTAGGAGAGCTTGAAGCTGAGATTATAAAACATACATTTACAGATATTTCAACTCATTTTCAAAACTCACAAGAAGTTCGAGAAAATCTAAACAAATTATATGATCAAGAGAAAGATAGCTTTGCAAATCTTATTACTATTTGTGAAAGATTATATAGTTTAACAAAAACAGATTACTCTAAAAGATTAAAATATATGGAGTATTTATTAAATCTTTCTTTTATTGATGGTGATTTTTCAAAACAAGAACAAGAGATAACTGAAGATATTGCTCAAGCTTTAAAAATTGAACAAAAAGATTATATAAATCTTATATCAAATTTTGAGAATTTTTATAAAAATAGAGCAAATGAAAAAGCATTATCACTAGAAAAAGCTTATGAAATATTAGAATCTAATCCAAATGATGATGATTTAACTTTAAAGAAAAATTATAGAAATTTAGTTAAAAAATATCATCCAGATATTATTACAGGACAGGGTGCTTCTCAAAATATTATTGATGAAGCTACAACAAAACTTCAAGAGATAAATGAAGCTTATGAAATTATTAAAAAACAAAGAGGTATTTAA